GGCATTGATGCCGCCAGCATATCTTCGCCGCGAGGCGGCGAGCATACCGGACGGAAGATCAGCACCGGCTGCCATCGGATGAGCACGCCGGGCGTGAAACGTCCGATGGCGGGTGCTCAAGCGCCTTCCTTCGGATAGCCGACGGTCTGCGACAGCAGCACTTCCTGGTCGTGTGTAAGGCCGAGCGCGTCGGCGATCGCTTCGCGGTCGATCCAGGCACGGATCACACTGGCGAGGCCGTTCGCGGCGGCAAACAGGTAGACGTTCTGCGCCGTCGCCCCTGCCGCCGTATACGCATACGCGGCGCGCCTGTCCACCGGAACGAGTCGCATGCGGGCATGGTCGGCTACGTAGACCAGGCCCATCGGCGCGTCGTCCACGAAGTCCTGATAACCGGTGATGCTGCGCAGGTCGTTCGGCGCCGCCAGTTCGAGCCGGTGCCCCTGCGCTTCGTAGCGATATGCGCCACCCGGGAGCGCGACGAACACGTCGATTTCCTGCGCGTTCATCGCGGATGGTGCGGTGCGCTTTCCGTCCGGTCGGTTCACTCCGCAGGCCGCCCACAGTAACGCGGACAGCAGCGGCGGCGCCAGCTCGTGCGGCGCGAACTCTCGCGACGAATGGCGTGCCGCCAGCGCCTCCATCAGCGGCATCCCTCCCTTGCACGCCGGCGCCGGCAGTGCGATCGTCGACGCTGATTCTCCCAGTTGCGGCTTGGGCCGCAGCTGCCCCATTTTGCCGAGCGCGAGCTTCATCAAGGTACTCATCACATTGTCTCCCATGCCTGTTCAGGCCAGCCTGGCGCCCAAGTATCCGGTGAGGTCGTCAAGCGTGCGCAGCTTGCCGTAATCGGACTCCGGAATGTCGATCTTGAAACGCCGGTGCAAGCCAATCAGGAAATTCAGCCAGTCCATCGAGTCGAGGTCGACCTGTTCGCGCAGCAGCCTGGTGCGCGTCAGTCCGGCCGGATCGACTTCGGGCGCGATCGACGTCAGTTCCGCCATCACGCCCGCCAACAGATCCTGCTCGTTCATTGCTTCTGCTCCTCAAAGTTCGGCCGGGCGCTGCAGGCGTTCGCGCAGATTCACAAGGAACATGGCGCCGCGATGGCCATCCGACACCCGGTGGTCGGCCGCCAGGCTTGCCGTGACCACCGGCATGGCAGACAGTCCGCCGGCGCTTGCCCAGGGCCGCTCCATGATCCGGCCGAAGCCGACCAGCGCCACCTGCGGCGGATAGATCACGCCGAACACGGCTTCAGCGCCCTCCTCTCCGAGATTGGTGACCGTGATGGTCGGCTCGGACATCTCGGAACTGCGCAGCGATCCGGCGCGCGCACGGCGCACCAGGTCGGACAGCTCGCGCATCAGCTGCTCGAGCGGCTTGACTGCGACGTCGTGCAGCGCGGGCGC
This window of the Massilia sp. WG5 genome carries:
- a CDS encoding nitroreductase family protein, producing the protein MSTLMKLALGKMGQLRPKPQLGESASTIALPAPACKGGMPLMEALAARHSSREFAPHELAPPLLSALLWAACGVNRPDGKRTAPSAMNAQEIDVFVALPGGAYRYEAQGHRLELAAPNDLRSITGYQDFVDDAPMGLVYVADHARMRLVPVDRRAAYAYTAAGATAQNVYLFAAANGLASVIRAWIDREAIADALGLTHDQEVLLSQTVGYPKEGA
- a CDS encoding acyl carrier protein, giving the protein MNEQDLLAGVMAELTSIAPEVDPAGLTRTRLLREQVDLDSMDWLNFLIGLHRRFKIDIPESDYGKLRTLDDLTGYLGARLA